One part of the Candidatus Mancarchaeum acidiphilum genome encodes these proteins:
- a CDS encoding nucleotidyltransferase domain-containing protein, with amino-acid sequence MNTKVYIDDKLAEKWKELAMKRFGYGRGSISKAAEEALSMWVEKEQIVTTAFEKLKEAAIGEKNILALLLFGSYARKEPYHDIDIAIVIESNADKLKVLSIIESSVPEEPRFDFSIFNDMPMNMKSRVLNECIVIYNRKDYDLKEVSSDIIIKWSDIKPIIDSALV; translated from the coding sequence ATGAACACTAAAGTTTATATTGACGATAAATTAGCCGAAAAGTGGAAAGAGCTAGCAATGAAACGCTTTGGGTATGGTAGAGGCTCAATAAGCAAAGCTGCGGAGGAAGCTCTATCAATGTGGGTAGAGAAAGAGCAAATAGTAACAACCGCATTTGAAAAGCTTAAAGAAGCCGCAATAGGTGAAAAGAATATATTAGCACTTCTTCTATTTGGAAGCTATGCAAGAAAAGAACCTTATCATGATATTGATATTGCAATAGTAATCGAAAGTAATGCAGATAAACTAAAAGTCTTATCTATTATTGAAAGTTCTGTACCTGAAGAACCCAGATTTGATTTTTCCATATTCAACGATATGCCAATGAATATGAAAAGCAGAGTACTCAACGAATGTATAGTGATATACAACAGAAAGGATTATGATCTAAAAGAGGTAAGTTCTGATATAATAATCAAATGGTCCGATATAAAGCCTATTATTGATTCTGCACTGGTGTAA
- a CDS encoding DUF86 domain-containing protein: MIDTERIVRRLADIKHYSNVLSKIVPNNYDDYIKSDITTKAAVERYLQLINDLELEVLVLAYKGLDLGISGGDDSLVNKFNDLLSKKAIEGFKKRRSLRNILVHAYFEMHYDKDTFNQANDLSDIKDFVKGIRLILEKQ, encoded by the coding sequence ATGATTGATACGGAGCGTATTGTTAGAAGACTTGCAGATATAAAGCATTATTCTAATGTATTAAGCAAAATAGTTCCCAACAATTATGATGATTATATAAAATCGGACATCACCACCAAGGCTGCTGTTGAAAGATATTTACAACTAATAAATGATTTGGAGTTGGAGGTACTTGTACTCGCATACAAAGGTCTTGATTTAGGCATATCTGGAGGTGATGATTCACTTGTAAATAAATTTAACGATCTACTCAGTAAAAAAGCAATAGAGGGATTTAAAAAAAGAAGATCGCTGAGAAACATATTAGTACACGCTTATTTTGAAATGCATTACGACAAGGACACTTTCAATCAGGCAAACGATCTCAGCGATATTAAAGATTTTGTAAAAGGCATAAGATTAATTTTGGAAAAGCAATAA
- a CDS encoding LamG-like jellyroll fold domain-containing protein — MKSQSAMEYLMTYGWAILVIAVVLAALYSLGIFNPSTFAPKASAGSCEVVRPFGPTTTTDVHLEGTCTNMLPKYVASFNGADSGITISSPSEFPASSEPGISIFVWIKTTRSSEGVFEYYSPSNNICEGSVRLEVSPKLQADFSCDAISNGPVLDNNTWNFVGWTLKSGTSKVILYVNGIPYGPYQITPINVPTTGLEGLIGAPYPGWPYYYGSMSNVQLYNTALSSNQITALYDEGIGGDPIDLQNLVGWWPLNGNSNDYSGNNNNGKATNIAYSSTWYRTYSAP, encoded by the coding sequence ATGAAGTCCCAATCCGCAATGGAATACCTGATGACATACGGATGGGCAATCCTTGTCATTGCGGTTGTTCTTGCAGCATTATACTCTTTAGGTATATTCAATCCAAGCACATTTGCTCCAAAAGCATCCGCAGGTTCCTGCGAGGTTGTACGACCTTTCGGTCCAACTACAACAACGGATGTTCATCTTGAGGGAACGTGCACCAACATGCTTCCTAAATATGTTGCAAGTTTCAATGGAGCTGATAGTGGCATAACAATAAGTTCACCATCTGAATTTCCTGCCAGTTCTGAGCCAGGAATAAGTATTTTTGTTTGGATAAAAACAACAAGATCTAGCGAGGGTGTGTTTGAGTACTATTCCCCGTCAAACAATATATGTGAAGGTAGTGTAAGATTAGAAGTATCCCCTAAACTACAAGCAGATTTTTCATGTGATGCTATATCTAATGGACCAGTGTTAGACAACAACACTTGGAATTTTGTTGGTTGGACTCTTAAGAGCGGTACATCTAAGGTAATACTTTATGTAAATGGAATACCATATGGTCCATATCAAATTACCCCAATCAACGTTCCCACAACTGGCTTAGAAGGGTTAATAGGTGCTCCATATCCTGGTTGGCCATATTATTATGGTTCAATGTCAAATGTTCAACTTTACAACACAGCTCTTTCATCAAATCAAATTACTGCTCTTTACGATGAAGGTATCGGAGGTGATCCAATTGATTTACAAAATCTTGTTGGCTGGTGGCCACTTAATGGCAATTCAAACGACTATTCTGGGAATAATAACAACGGAAAAGCAACAAATATCGCATATTCATCAACTTGGTACAGAACATATTCCGCACCTTAA
- a CDS encoding LamG-like jellyroll fold domain-containing protein, whose translation MKSQSAMEYLMTYGWAILVIAVVLAALYSLGIFNPSSFAPKASAGSCEVVRPFGPTTSTDVHLEGTCTNMLPKYVASLNGNDGYVYSNISSLPEGKQPRTVIVWFYLTAEPSTSNGQSAIFAYGTANTCDETFWVSATTPSSTCDNSELFIDNWCTCQSFPDVPTISLDRWYFVADEYNGTYQIGYLSDNGSIISINSQQLGVNTGESPFYIGYWTVRGYFPGMIANLQIYNKSLSSNQISALYDEGIGGDPIDLTHLVAWYPLNGNAQDYSGNNYNGKAFNVSYSSTWYRTYSAP comes from the coding sequence ATGAAGTCCCAATCCGCAATGGAATACCTGATGACATACGGATGGGCAATCCTTGTCATTGCGGTTGTTCTTGCAGCATTATACTCTTTAGGTATATTCAATCCTTCTTCTTTTGCTCCAAAGGCATCGGCAGGATCCTGCGAAGTTGTAAGACCCTTCGGTCCAACCACAAGTACTGATGTTCATCTTGAGGGAACGTGCACCAACATGCTTCCAAAGTATGTTGCAAGTTTAAATGGCAATGATGGTTACGTATATTCAAATATAAGCAGTTTACCAGAGGGTAAACAGCCAAGAACAGTTATTGTATGGTTTTATTTGACCGCTGAACCATCAACTAGTAATGGGCAATCTGCAATATTTGCTTATGGTACTGCAAATACCTGCGATGAAACCTTTTGGGTTTCTGCAACAACACCAAGTTCTACTTGTGATAACAGTGAATTATTTATTGATAATTGGTGCACATGCCAAAGTTTTCCAGATGTCCCAACAATTAGTTTAGATCGTTGGTATTTTGTTGCAGACGAATATAATGGAACTTACCAGATTGGTTACTTAAGTGATAATGGTTCTATTATATCAATCAATTCGCAACAATTAGGAGTTAATACTGGAGAATCTCCTTTTTATATAGGTTACTGGACAGTGAGAGGATATTTTCCAGGCATGATTGCCAATTTGCAAATATACAATAAATCCCTTTCATCAAATCAAATTAGTGCACTTTACGATGAAGGCATAGGCGGCGACCCAATCGACCTTACACATTTAGTTGCATGGTACCCCCTAAATGGCAATGCACAAGATTATTCAGGAAATAATTATAATGGAAAAGCATTCAATGTCTCATATTCCTCAACCTGGTACAGAACATATTCCGCACCTTAA
- a CDS encoding LamG-like jellyroll fold domain-containing protein, whose translation MKSQSAMEYLMTYGWAILVIAVVLAALYSLGIFNPSTFAPKASAGSCEVVRPFGPTTTTDIHLEGTCTNMLPKYVAQFNGKGSTGITLNTYNFNTTPFTISFWEYYLGYTTCYTSSNGGNCGENVTMYINPNKCSSTPNYLCVIDFDLRTTSLHWFTWDRDIFYPVQTGKWLFITWTYNPANKNNISAYLNGKFVGGNTGSNVVLDGQIELGEGGSMGSIDGYVSNFQIYNSSLSANQISALYDEGIGGDPIDLTHLVAWYPLNGNAQDYSGNNYNGKAFNVSYSSTWYRTYSAP comes from the coding sequence ATGAAGTCCCAATCCGCAATGGAGTACCTGATGACGTATGGATGGGCAATCCTTGTCATTGCAGTTGTTCTTGCAGCACTATATTCTCTCGGAATCTTCAATCCAAGCACTTTTGCCCCAAAAGCATCTGCAGGATCATGTGAGGTTGTCCGGCCTTTTGGTCCGACTACAACTACAGATATCCATCTTGAAGGCACCTGCACCAACATGCTTCCTAAATATGTAGCGCAGTTTAATGGAAAGGGAAGCACAGGGATAACACTTAACACATATAACTTCAACACTACACCGTTTACAATATCTTTCTGGGAATATTATTTAGGATATACCACTTGTTATACATCTAGTAATGGGGGCAATTGCGGTGAAAATGTAACTATGTATATAAATCCTAATAAATGTAGCTCTACCCCTAATTATCTGTGTGTTATAGATTTTGACCTTAGAACTACAAGCTTGCATTGGTTTACATGGGATAGGGATATTTTTTACCCAGTCCAAACTGGAAAATGGCTCTTTATTACATGGACTTATAACCCAGCAAATAAAAACAATATTTCTGCTTACTTAAATGGAAAGTTTGTTGGTGGAAATACAGGCAGCAATGTTGTGTTAGATGGACAAATAGAACTTGGAGAAGGCGGCAGTATGGGAAGCATAGATGGATATGTATCTAATTTCCAAATCTATAACTCCTCCCTTTCAGCAAATCAAATTAGTGCACTTTACGATGAAGGCATAGGCGGCGACCCAATCGACCTTACACATTTAGTTGCATGGTACCCCCTAAATGGCAATGCACAAGATTATTCAGGAAATAATTATAATGGAAAAGCATTCAATGTCTCATATTCCTCAACCTGGTACAGAACATATTCCGCACCTTAA
- a CDS encoding LamG-like jellyroll fold domain-containing protein: protein MKSQSAMEYLMTYGWAILVIAVVLAALYSLGIFNPSTFAPKASAGSCEVVRPFGPTTTTDIHLEGTCTNMLPKYVAQFNGKGSTGITLNTYNFNTTPFTISFWEYYLGYTTCYTSSNGGNCGENVTMYINPNKCSSTPNYLCVIDFDLRTTSLHWFTWDRDIFYPVQTGKWLFITWTYNPANKNNISAYLNGKFVGGNTGSNVVLDGQIELGEGGSMGSIDGYVSNFQIYNSSLSANQISALYDEGIGGDPIDLTNLVGWWPLNGNANDYSGNDYNGKGVDVGYSPTWYRTYSAP from the coding sequence ATGAAGTCCCAATCCGCAATGGAGTACCTGATGACGTATGGATGGGCAATCCTTGTCATTGCAGTTGTTCTTGCAGCACTATATTCTCTCGGAATCTTCAATCCAAGCACTTTTGCCCCAAAAGCATCTGCAGGATCATGTGAGGTTGTCCGGCCTTTTGGTCCGACTACAACTACAGATATCCATCTTGAAGGCACCTGCACCAACATGCTTCCTAAATATGTAGCGCAGTTTAATGGAAAGGGAAGCACAGGGATAACACTTAACACATATAACTTCAACACTACACCGTTTACAATATCTTTCTGGGAATATTATTTAGGATATACCACTTGTTATACATCTAGTAATGGGGGCAATTGCGGTGAAAATGTAACTATGTATATAAATCCTAATAAATGTAGCTCTACCCCTAATTATCTGTGTGTTATAGATTTTGACCTTAGAACTACAAGCTTGCATTGGTTTACATGGGATAGGGATATTTTTTACCCAGTCCAAACTGGAAAATGGCTCTTTATTACATGGACTTATAACCCAGCAAATAAAAACAATATTTCTGCTTACTTAAATGGAAAGTTTGTTGGTGGAAATACAGGCAGCAATGTTGTGTTAGATGGACAAATAGAACTTGGAGAAGGCGGCAGTATGGGAAGCATAGATGGATATGTATCTAATTTCCAAATCTATAACTCCTCCCTTTCAGCAAATCAAATTAGTGCACTTTACGATGAAGGCATAGGCGGCGACCCTATCGATTTAACGAATCTTGTAGGCTGGTGGCCATTGAACGGCAATGCAAACGACTATTCAGGCAATGATTATAACGGTAAAGGGGTTGACGTAGGCTATTCACCAACATGGTACAGAACCTATTCAGCGCCTTAA
- a CDS encoding ATP-dependent DNA helicase codes for MTEFLFRFDEARGSQKEMMKDIYSSLSDGKDILINAPTGIGKTDASLSAAITYAIKNDKDILFLTPKISQHRIAVDVLRGLKQKFNLGISFVDVVGKRNMCINPDVNNIYDSSFYNACENLIKKNQCPYFNKLKHFDLDGDYEMLNSFSEGHNAILSQSYKEGLCPYEVSMRFAKKADIIIAGYSHILNPYTKETFLKKLSHDLSDTIIIWDEAHNIFNSAVSYFSTSISENVINRAAAELAAITSDIDISFLSFELNKLAAKMLSIEKNEAFVDSSDFLSGEKDMLGDIISDMEKAGMMYIENKHAKRSSLMHIASFLQGWESSDAATTRIIARGGGRVELKLSNLYPERALSVFKEAYANVFMSGTLIPLEMYRDILGVEGADTKSYKSPFSKDKQFVAIDSTVSTKFTGRTTDLYRSIASKINGIYSSIPGNTSVFFPSFSMLESTYRYLDLGRISEAFIQRKAMSNIEVERLINEFKASKKGLMLGVMGGSLSEGINYDNNSIKCIVIVGIPLTKPDLELQARINYMNKKFHESGIEYIYTIPAVIRAIQAAGRAIRSESDKASIIFMDSRYEWKNYKMLIKNFFALYEGKDYLERMKQFWSSESIEWKSRYDD; via the coding sequence ATGACAGAATTCTTATTTAGGTTTGACGAGGCACGAGGATCCCAGAAAGAGATGATGAAAGATATATATAGTTCTCTTTCGGACGGGAAGGACATCCTCATAAATGCGCCTACAGGCATAGGAAAAACAGATGCCTCATTAAGCGCAGCTATAACCTATGCGATTAAGAATGACAAGGACATACTGTTCCTAACCCCAAAGATATCACAGCATAGGATAGCGGTAGACGTGCTCAGAGGGTTGAAGCAAAAATTTAACCTTGGAATATCCTTTGTAGATGTTGTGGGCAAAAGGAACATGTGCATCAACCCTGATGTAAACAACATCTATGACTCATCCTTCTACAATGCCTGCGAGAACCTCATAAAGAAGAATCAGTGCCCTTATTTCAACAAGCTGAAGCATTTTGACCTTGACGGAGATTACGAAATGCTAAATTCATTTTCTGAAGGGCATAATGCAATATTAAGCCAATCCTACAAAGAAGGGCTGTGCCCCTATGAGGTCTCAATGAGGTTTGCCAAGAAAGCTGATATAATAATAGCAGGCTATTCGCATATACTAAATCCTTATACCAAGGAGACCTTCCTGAAAAAGCTTTCCCATGATTTATCTGATACTATAATTATATGGGATGAAGCGCACAACATATTCAATTCGGCGGTTTCCTATTTCAGCACTTCAATATCCGAGAACGTAATAAACAGGGCGGCGGCAGAGCTAGCCGCGATAACGAGCGACATAGACATTAGCTTCCTAAGCTTTGAATTGAACAAGCTTGCAGCTAAAATGCTATCAATAGAAAAGAATGAGGCATTTGTTGATTCGTCTGATTTCCTTTCAGGGGAAAAGGACATGCTTGGCGATATAATCTCGGATATGGAAAAGGCAGGAATGATGTATATAGAGAACAAGCATGCTAAGCGTTCATCATTAATGCATATAGCGTCATTCCTGCAGGGTTGGGAATCTTCTGACGCAGCCACTACAAGGATAATTGCAAGAGGCGGAGGCAGGGTTGAGCTGAAGCTAAGCAATCTTTACCCTGAAAGGGCGCTTTCGGTATTCAAGGAAGCATACGCAAATGTTTTCATGAGCGGCACGCTTATACCCTTGGAGATGTACAGGGATATACTTGGAGTGGAGGGAGCGGATACAAAAAGCTACAAATCACCATTCTCGAAGGACAAGCAGTTTGTTGCTATAGACTCTACGGTGTCCACTAAGTTCACAGGCAGGACCACGGATCTCTACAGGTCAATCGCATCCAAGATAAATGGAATATACTCTTCAATACCAGGCAACACATCTGTATTTTTCCCAAGCTTCAGCATGCTTGAAAGCACCTACCGCTACCTTGATTTAGGCAGGATAAGCGAGGCCTTCATACAGCGTAAGGCAATGAGCAATATAGAGGTTGAGAGGCTGATAAACGAGTTCAAGGCCTCAAAGAAAGGCTTGATGCTAGGAGTCATGGGGGGAAGCCTGAGCGAGGGTATAAACTACGACAACAATTCAATAAAATGCATTGTTATAGTTGGCATACCTTTAACAAAGCCGGACCTTGAACTGCAGGCAAGGATAAACTATATGAACAAGAAATTCCATGAAAGCGGAATAGAATATATCTATACTATCCCTGCTGTCATAAGAGCTATACAGGCTGCAGGCAGGGCGATAAGGAGCGAAAGCGACAAAGCCTCCATAATATTCATGGACAGCAGGTATGAATGGAAGAACTACAAGATGCTCATAAAGAACTTCTTCGCACTTTACGAAGGAAAAGACTACTTGGAGAGGATGAAGCAGTTCTGGAGCTCTGAAAGCATCGAGTGGAAATCAAGATATGATGACTAG
- a CDS encoding LamG domain-containing protein: MKSQSAMEYLMTYGWAILIIAIVLAALYSIGIFNPNTFAPKASAGSCEVVRPSGPGTTSNLGREGTCTNMLPKYVALFDGNDNYITSPIPTNKTVNVSFSLWYQSDNSNYFAPLFLLSPNGGDNIGYGLYLSDNEFNILESSIRWIYTSEYINSSRWYNIIFTISPASGGDVVYSIYLNGKRLYVSGPESPSYRPADEMRIGNDPGNGDYLEGMMANMQVYNIALSQGQVNALYQEGIGGDPIDLTHLVAWYQLNGNANDYSGNDYNGNAINVEYSSTWYRTYSAP, translated from the coding sequence ATGAAGTCCCAATCCGCAATGGAATACCTGATGACGTATGGATGGGCAATCCTCATAATTGCAATCGTACTTGCTGCATTATACTCTATAGGAATATTCAACCCAAACACATTTGCCCCAAAAGCATCTGCAGGATCATGCGAGGTTGTCAGGCCTTCAGGTCCAGGGACGACAAGCAATCTTGGCCGTGAGGGAACATGCACCAACATGCTTCCTAAGTATGTTGCTTTATTCGATGGAAATGACAATTACATTACATCACCCATCCCTACCAATAAAACAGTTAATGTCTCTTTCAGCCTTTGGTATCAATCTGATAATTCCAATTACTTTGCACCCTTATTCCTGTTATCTCCCAATGGGGGAGACAATATTGGCTATGGGCTTTATCTATCAGATAATGAATTCAATATATTAGAATCAAGCATAAGGTGGATATACACAAGCGAATACATAAACAGCTCAAGGTGGTACAACATAATATTCACCATCTCACCTGCAAGCGGCGGAGATGTAGTATACTCAATTTACTTAAACGGGAAGAGGTTATACGTTTCTGGTCCTGAATCCCCCTCCTACCGCCCAGCCGATGAAATGAGAATAGGGAATGATCCCGGAAACGGAGATTACTTAGAAGGAATGATGGCAAATATGCAGGTTTACAATATAGCGTTATCACAGGGCCAGGTCAATGCACTTTACCAGGAAGGCATAGGAGGCGACCCGATTGACTTGACGCATTTAGTTGCTTGGTACCAATTGAATGGCAATGCAAACGACTATTCAGGCAATGATTACAATGGCAATGCAATTAATGTAGAGTACTCATCAACTTGGTACAGGACCTATTCTGCACCTTAA
- the speD gene encoding adenosylmethionine decarboxylase, which translates to MAKMQIKEISLEMPEVIGKHVYGNLDMVDPKLISNLNALIKIVVESTKIGNLHIIEMITKKFNPYNGFDGGVSIIALIEESHIALHTWPESMYATLDIYSCGEESNPDAAFNYIVSKLKPKKIVSNFVDRGKLNNV; encoded by the coding sequence ATGGCTAAGATGCAGATAAAAGAGATTAGTTTGGAAATGCCTGAAGTCATAGGCAAGCATGTTTACGGCAACTTGGATATGGTTGACCCCAAGTTAATATCAAACCTGAACGCTTTGATAAAGATTGTAGTTGAATCCACTAAAATAGGCAACTTGCATATAATAGAGATGATAACCAAAAAGTTCAATCCTTACAATGGCTTTGACGGTGGAGTATCCATAATAGCATTGATAGAGGAAAGTCACATAGCGCTTCATACATGGCCGGAGAGCATGTATGCAACTCTTGACATATACTCGTGCGGAGAAGAGAGCAATCCCGATGCAGCTTTCAACTATATAGTCAGCAAATTAAAGCCGAAGAAGATAGTCTCTAATTTTGTAGACAGGGGAAAATTAAACAATGTTTGA
- a CDS encoding kinase gives MKSYTVTSPLRITFAGGGTDVEPFIEKYGGAVVNSTIDRKVTVTYQPDEYDLEISSRDLVKSIIVPTNNEGIISKIHNLFYSKGINKGRVMINNDVPPGSGLGSSSALTTAIVKLIHTIKNENISGWDLARESYEIERNYLKVALGKQDPFAISLGNFKMMEFQKGKEELHDLSKNAEFLKELQSRTLLVYTGGTRESSKFLKEQINASKREGDAINQKLLALKNIALDMANSVESNDISSFTSLINEGWQVKRELSEGVSNKKIESLIEKAKENGAQAVRLMGGGGDGFLLTIAKEGKLQGLQEEMSKLSDFAIRVSFTDYGTMVSNA, from the coding sequence ATGAAAAGTTATACTGTAACAAGCCCTTTGAGGATAACATTTGCGGGTGGAGGAACAGATGTAGAACCGTTTATAGAGAAATACGGAGGTGCGGTAGTCAACTCAACCATAGACCGCAAGGTCACGGTCACATACCAACCTGATGAATATGATCTGGAGATATCTTCAAGGGATCTTGTAAAGAGCATAATAGTCCCGACAAACAATGAAGGGATAATAAGCAAGATACATAACTTATTTTACTCAAAAGGGATAAACAAAGGGAGGGTGATGATAAACAATGATGTCCCTCCCGGATCCGGGTTAGGGTCATCAAGTGCGCTCACGACCGCAATAGTAAAGCTTATCCACACCATAAAGAATGAAAATATATCCGGATGGGATTTGGCAAGGGAATCTTACGAAATCGAAAGAAATTACCTTAAGGTTGCATTAGGTAAACAGGATCCTTTCGCGATCTCATTAGGCAATTTCAAAATGATGGAGTTTCAAAAAGGCAAAGAGGAGCTGCACGACCTTTCAAAGAATGCAGAGTTCCTGAAAGAACTGCAGAGCCGTACCCTGCTGGTTTATACAGGAGGCACTAGGGAAAGCTCCAAATTCCTCAAAGAGCAGATAAACGCATCGAAAAGAGAGGGCGACGCGATAAACCAAAAGCTTCTTGCGTTAAAAAATATTGCATTGGATATGGCGAATTCTGTCGAAAGCAACGACATAAGTTCTTTTACAAGTCTTATAAATGAGGGATGGCAGGTAAAGAGGGAGTTGAGCGAAGGCGTTTCAAATAAGAAAATAGAAAGCCTTATAGAGAAAGCAAAGGAAAATGGCGCTCAGGCCGTAAGGCTGATGGGAGGAGGTGGCGATGGGTTTTTATTGACCATAGCAAAGGAAGGGAAGCTGCAGGGCCTTCAGGAGGAGATGTCAAAGCTCTCGGATTTTGCAATAAGGGTTTCTTTTACAGATTATGGTACAATGGTGTCAAATGCCTGA
- a CDS encoding S16 family serine protease, whose product MKFKYYCLSFLIMIMLAGTMHAQVVGTASIHAPALIAYNNTGIITTINLTVTRGDGYVNITGPISVGSSTLNSSKDAVNYAAKYLGINKDDYNFTYVINDRNASVSGPSAGMAMTLLAISSLTHKPLLHNFTLTGEILPNGSIGEIGGVYDKVSAAKREGLKFVLVPAVPSTSFENEIYYIIELRFNIPVIPVANISDAMGYAMEGKPISGNEVKYSFYTNYHLNKIPNASLSCIGPCYNNYFKGLTNFTLNMTSSELQTLESNPLLYNATSQFSGLLNQSKELSGKGYYYAAADIAFLDYANIYTFVNSNQSIPEGLNTVNAVESECNSIQAPKMTNNNFLYRIGGELRQLWGEYTSQSTSEEYNATTDDSDGVIRNMYDAGVSNAWCGAASYMYNASSAIGGLNYTTNSSLSGIAYKVVENASNYPGIYTTTAISAYKSGNYPLAIYDGAYAYAIDGNSSSNMTESEMLNSSKSISYNSTYGIWATQFANEAMFYYYEAKITDNASQSELYAVQSYHTALLANELSNYSKVIYDNLKVAPVTVTTSSVSYSGILLVDIALFMVLALAVIIAILLVLIVKIVRIESRISELSDSHNRSRPSPNRKARNTKRFKNKR is encoded by the coding sequence ATGAAGTTCAAATATTATTGTCTAAGTTTTCTGATCATGATAATGCTTGCAGGCACAATGCATGCCCAAGTAGTCGGCACAGCTTCAATACATGCTCCAGCTTTAATTGCATACAATAACACAGGTATTATAACTACAATAAACCTGACCGTAACAAGAGGGGATGGATATGTCAATATCACAGGTCCAATAAGCGTCGGAAGCAGCACATTGAACTCCTCAAAAGATGCTGTGAACTACGCAGCAAAGTACTTAGGGATAAACAAAGACGACTACAATTTCACCTATGTTATAAATGATAGGAATGCATCGGTTTCAGGGCCGAGTGCAGGTATGGCGATGACCCTTTTGGCAATATCTTCACTGACGCACAAGCCATTGCTGCACAATTTTACATTGACAGGCGAGATATTGCCCAATGGCAGTATAGGCGAGATAGGAGGGGTATATGACAAGGTTTCTGCCGCAAAACGTGAAGGATTGAAATTTGTCCTTGTTCCAGCAGTTCCGAGCACATCATTTGAAAATGAGATCTACTATATAATAGAACTCAGGTTCAATATTCCTGTTATCCCTGTTGCGAACATAAGCGATGCGATGGGATATGCAATGGAAGGAAAGCCAATATCGGGAAACGAAGTCAAATACAGTTTCTATACAAATTACCATTTAAATAAGATACCAAATGCATCCCTGTCGTGCATAGGGCCTTGCTATAATAATTATTTCAAAGGCCTTACAAATTTCACTTTAAATATGACATCTTCGGAACTTCAAACCCTTGAATCAAATCCTTTGCTGTATAATGCAACAAGCCAATTTTCAGGATTGCTTAACCAGTCAAAGGAGCTATCAGGAAAAGGATATTATTATGCCGCAGCGGATATCGCATTCTTAGACTATGCAAACATCTACACATTCGTTAACAGCAACCAATCGATACCTGAAGGCCTGAACACAGTAAATGCTGTTGAATCAGAATGCAATTCAATACAGGCACCAAAAATGACCAACAACAACTTCCTTTACCGGATAGGGGGAGAATTGAGGCAGCTTTGGGGAGAGTACACATCACAAAGCACTTCAGAGGAATACAATGCAACCACAGATGACAGCGATGGAGTTATAAGAAACATGTACGATGCAGGCGTATCAAATGCATGGTGCGGTGCGGCATCATATATGTACAATGCCTCATCAGCAATAGGCGGATTGAATTACACAACGAACTCTTCCCTGTCCGGCATCGCATACAAAGTTGTAGAAAATGCATCAAACTATCCAGGAATATATACAACTACCGCAATCTCCGCTTATAAATCCGGCAATTATCCATTGGCAATTTACGATGGGGCATACGCGTATGCGATAGATGGCAACAGCAGCTCCAACATGACCGAAAGCGAGATGCTCAACAGTTCAAAGAGCATATCATACAATTCTACATATGGCATTTGGGCAACACAGTTTGCGAATGAGGCGATGTTCTATTATTATGAAGCGAAGATAACTGACAACGCCTCCCAATCAGAGCTATATGCGGTACAATCATACCACACTGCCCTGCTTGCCAATGAATTAAGCAACTATTCAAAGGTGATATACGACAACCTCAAAGTAGCTCCTGTTACAGTAACCACATCTTCTGTTTCGTACAGTGGCATATTATTGGTCGATATTGCATTGTTTATGGTATTGGCACTTGCTGTAATAATAGCAATACTATTAGTTCTTATAGTAAAAATCGTAAGGATAGAAAGCAGGATATCAGAGTTGAGCGACAGCCATAACAGAAGCAGACCTAGTCCAAATAGAAAAGCAAGAAATACCAAAAGGTTTAAAAATAAGAGATAA